The following are encoded together in the Peromyscus leucopus breed LL Stock chromosome 1, UCI_PerLeu_2.1, whole genome shotgun sequence genome:
- the LOC114694770 gene encoding glutathione S-transferase P-like isoform X2: MRMLLADQGQSWKEEVVTLDAWGQGTLKASCLFGQLPKFQDGDLTLYQSNAILRHLGRTFGLYGRDQQEAALVDMVNDGLEDLVQHLRQQFLHNYEEAKVQYLKELPGLLKPFETLLAQNKGGQSFIVGDQISFADYRLLDLLLNHELLYPDYLNDYPLLSAYVARLRARPKLKAFLESPEHVNRPISARLKI, from the exons ATGCGCATGCTGCTAGCCGACCAGGGCCAGAGTTGGAAGGAGGAGGTGGTGACCTTGGATGCCTGGGGGCAGGGTACACTCAAGGCTTCCTGT CTGTTTGGGCAGCTCCCCAAGTTCCAGGATGGAGACCTCACCCTGTACCAATCGAATGCCATCCTGCGGCACCTGGGCCGCACCTTCG GGCTCTATGGCAGAGACCAGCAAGAAGCAGCTCTGGTGGACATGGTGAATGATGGCCTGGAAGACCTCGTCCAGCACCTTAGACAGCAGTTCCTCCATAACTAT GAGGAGGCCAAGGTCCAGTACCTCAAGGAACTTCCAGGACTCCTGAAACCGTTTGAAACTCTGCTGGCCCAGAACAAGGGTGGCCAGTCCTTCATTGTGGGTGACCAG ATCTCCTTTGCTGATTACCGCCTGCTAGACTTGCTCCTGAACCATGAGCTCCTGTACCCTGATTACTTGAATGACTACCCTTTGCTCTCCGCCTATGTGGCCCGCCTCAGAGCCCGACCCAAGCTCAAAGCCTTCCTGGAGTCCCCTGAGCATGTGAACCGGCCCATTTCTGCTCGCCTAAAGATATGA
- the LOC114694770 gene encoding glutathione S-transferase P-like isoform X1, translating into MPPYTIVYFPSRGRCEVMRMLLADQGQSWKEEVVTLDAWGQGTLKASCLFGQLPKFQDGDLTLYQSNAILRHLGRTFGLYGRDQQEAALVDMVNDGLEDLVQHLRQQFLHNYEEAKVQYLKELPGLLKPFETLLAQNKGGQSFIVGDQISFADYRLLDLLLNHELLYPDYLNDYPLLSAYVARLRARPKLKAFLESPEHVNRPISARLKI; encoded by the exons a tGCCGCCTTACACCATCGTCTATTTCCCCTCCCGAG GGCGCTGCGAGGTTATGCGCATGCTGCTAGCCGACCAGGGCCAGAGTTGGAAGGAGGAGGTGGTGACCTTGGATGCCTGGGGGCAGGGTACACTCAAGGCTTCCTGT CTGTTTGGGCAGCTCCCCAAGTTCCAGGATGGAGACCTCACCCTGTACCAATCGAATGCCATCCTGCGGCACCTGGGCCGCACCTTCG GGCTCTATGGCAGAGACCAGCAAGAAGCAGCTCTGGTGGACATGGTGAATGATGGCCTGGAAGACCTCGTCCAGCACCTTAGACAGCAGTTCCTCCATAACTAT GAGGAGGCCAAGGTCCAGTACCTCAAGGAACTTCCAGGACTCCTGAAACCGTTTGAAACTCTGCTGGCCCAGAACAAGGGTGGCCAGTCCTTCATTGTGGGTGACCAG ATCTCCTTTGCTGATTACCGCCTGCTAGACTTGCTCCTGAACCATGAGCTCCTGTACCCTGATTACTTGAATGACTACCCTTTGCTCTCCGCCTATGTGGCCCGCCTCAGAGCCCGACCCAAGCTCAAAGCCTTCCTGGAGTCCCCTGAGCATGTGAACCGGCCCATTTCTGCTCGCCTAAAGATATGA